CACGATGTGCGTGAGACGGAGCCGGGACTTGGCCCTGGATGTGGACAGCAGCACCGCCGCCGCGCCCATCCGGAAGAGCGCACCTGGCAGCAGCATCGTCCGGTCTGGTCCGGTGTAGTATATAAAGGAGGTAACCTCCATGGACACCACCAGGGCGTGCGCGCCCCGCGGCGCCGCTTGCAGGAGGCTCCTCGCCACATCGAGGGAGATCACCCCAGCGCTGCACCCCATCCCGGACATGTTCACGTTCCGGATGTCTCCTCGGAGCTTGTACTTGTTCACGATGATGTCGGTGAAGCTCGGCGTCGGGGTGAAGCCGCTGCAGTTGGTGACGAGTATGTCGATCGCTGCGGGACTTATGCCCGTCTTGGCGAGCAGGTCGTCGACGGTCGCGAAGATGATCTGCTCCGCCTCGTCGCGGCTTTCGCTCAGGCAGCAGTGCGGCGGGATGTGGTGCAGCGAAGGGTGGAGGTAGGTCTGGTCGCCCAGGCCCGAGCGCTGGAGCATGCGCGTCATGAAATGGAAGGTGCCGTCGTCGATGTACGGCGACAGACGGGCGCTCTCGATGAAGGAGGCTATGGATACTCGGCAATTGGATTTAGGCCGGCAGCAGGCGTAGTCCACGAGGTACACGCTACGGGGGCGGCGCATGAGGTAGagggtggctatggcgaacggtaGGAAGACGGCTAGGAAGACATGGACCTGCCGCAGCCCATGGAGCCGGGAGAGCAGCTCGTCGGGGCCGAGTGGCGCGGCATTGCGGAGAAGGACGACGGCtgtgactggtgccacgacgacgatGCGGAAGTTGTTCACGACCAGCTGGTAGAGGGGTTTGAGGTGCTTGCTCACCATGTTGCTGAGGTGCGCGGGCAGTGGATCCAGGACTCGTTGTTTTTAGGCGTTGGTTGGTTCATGTGTTGAGGTGACCGATCCAACTTGGGCCATTTTAAAAAGAACTCGGTCGTCCCCATGCAACTGTTTTGGGTCGTGCTATTTGCGCTGGCAGCCGACACAGCCTTTACAGCGTCATGGAGAAAATATTCTGATCCAAAAGCACTGTGGTACTCCAATTGTCATGGTCCACTTAGAAATAAATGAAGCACATGATACACTCTTTCAAAATTTTCCATCTTGTAAGAGTTTTTTTTAACAAGGTCCAACATTCAACGACTAGGAGCACTAGAGCGAACCGAAGGCGCGTCCTCGTCCTGACCCCTCCATCACCAAAGCCGGTCAAATCTTGTCgtggtagaatttgttgaagtaGATAgatgggaagtcgtcgtgctaaaacAGCTCACCAACCATCACGAATGATGAGAGCTGTTAATCGGAAGAGTCCCCTCGTAGATGAAACTCGGAATATTAGTATGGGAGCATTCACTCTAGCCTCTTAAAAACACACATGAAAAAAACCTTATATCACGATTGAACGAATTCGGTGGGATAACACTTCCAAAAAAATTTGAGGCAACATCTTTGCCGAGTTAGGTCTACATATCGCCTTTCAACATCTCTTCAAAAGTGTTGACCATATACATGTCCTCCTGTAGCAAATCTGGCTTGCAGTAAACGTACGTTTTTACATTTTCTTTTAGATACTTTTCCGTCTGTGGGGCATAGCATAGAAACCATCCAAATATAAGTTACCAGTTCTAGAAGATTCATTTATCTTGCTCGTGTTACTTTCTCTTGTACTGTCACCCCCTTGCTTAATTCTAAACCTGAATATCCCAGAATAATATACGCATTTTAAATTATGTTCCTCAAaaggcaaggagtaaccactttcTGTGGTAGGTCAGCAGTCATTTGACTACCATAGCAGTTCATGCCAACAATTTCCCATGTCAATAAATGACTGGACCTCAATCCTTTCTATAGTGATTTAGCATGAGCTAAACATAAGCTTGTGGGCTGTACCATCTAGAGTTCCAGTCAGTTGCCCACTTTTGTGCTTTAAATCTTCTGAACTCTTTTCTAAACTGAAACAACGCCATAGCGATACAACCTCACTAGCTACTAGACTCAACCTCTGTCCCCTGATCAAGAATGAGATGCACCCCATCATGAACAGGCAAACGCTTGACGCTGACAACAACAATACCATAATACGAAACATAATATGCTATCCGCCCATTGACAGCTCGACCATCCAAGAGGCGTACTTTAATCGTGACATGATCACTGATCTTCCTCTTACCATCCGTCGAAACAAGCAAGTTTAAGGAAGTTAGATAACTTGGTTAATTATAGGATGGGGC
This DNA window, taken from Triticum aestivum cultivar Chinese Spring chromosome 1D, IWGSC CS RefSeq v2.1, whole genome shotgun sequence, encodes the following:
- the LOC123163769 gene encoding 3-ketoacyl-CoA synthase 5-like, whose translation is MVSKHLKPLYQLVVNNFRIVVVAPVTAVVLLRNAAPLGPDELLSRLHGLRQVHVFLAVFLPFAIATLYLMRRPRSVYLVDYACCRPKSNCRVSIASFIESARLSPYIDDGTFHFMTRMLQRSGLGDQTYLHPSLHHIPPHCCLSESRDEAEQIIFATVDDLLAKTGISPAAIDILVTNCSGFTPTPSFTDIIVNKYKLRGDIRNVNMSGMGCSAGVISLDVARSLLQAAPRGAHALVVSMEVTSFIYYTGPDRTMLLPGALFRMGAAAVLLSTSRAKSRLRLTHIVRTLNAAKDRAYLCASLKEDEHGETGIYLSKDLVPVAGETLKANIAALGSVVLPPSEKLLFALSFIARKALGRRIKLYVPDFHMAFEHFCVHSGGRAVIDAVQTSLCLSDENVEPSRMTLHRFGNTSSSSLWYELAYIEAKGRMRKGDRVWMVGFGSGFKCNSAVWECIRSPSDVTTLGAPWADSIHQYPVKI